One Lactobacillus crispatus DNA segment encodes these proteins:
- a CDS encoding NCS2 family permease produces MNSISKFFHLKENNTSFKTELLAGLTTFVSMSYILFVNPNVLGASGMDKGALFTVTALSAAFTCIVMGLIANYPIASAPTLGLNAFFTYTVCLGMKVKWQTALAAVFVASILFILLTVFKVREMIIDAIPADIKYAISAGIGLFIAFIGLQGGKLIQNSDSTLVTIGSLNNPTVWITIFGLIITIFLMIARVPGAIFIGMIAAAVFGIVTGQIPMPKGVISSVPSIAPTFGQAVFHIGDINTVQMWIVVFTFLLVTFFDTTGTLIGLVQQAGLMKDNKMPRAGEALAADSSGMLVGSVLGTSPVGAFVESSSGIAVGGRTGLTAVWVGIFFLISTIFSPILSVFTTQVTAPALIIVGVLMAENLAHVHWTNLEIAIPCFLIALGMPLTYSISDGLGWGLIVYPVSMIAAKRFKEITPMMWILFIVFVIYFVVLNVK; encoded by the coding sequence ATGAATTCTATCAGCAAGTTTTTTCATCTAAAAGAGAACAATACCTCTTTTAAAACAGAATTATTGGCTGGTCTTACTACTTTTGTAAGTATGTCATACATTCTGTTCGTTAACCCAAACGTCCTAGGTGCCAGCGGTATGGATAAAGGTGCTCTATTCACCGTTACTGCATTGTCGGCTGCCTTTACCTGTATCGTAATGGGGCTTATCGCTAACTACCCAATTGCTTCCGCACCAACTTTGGGCTTAAACGCCTTCTTTACCTATACTGTTTGTTTAGGCATGAAGGTTAAGTGGCAAACTGCTTTAGCAGCTGTTTTCGTTGCATCAATTCTGTTCATTTTGTTAACTGTCTTTAAGGTACGTGAAATGATCATTGATGCCATCCCTGCCGATATTAAATATGCTATTTCCGCAGGTATCGGCTTATTCATCGCCTTTATCGGTTTGCAAGGTGGTAAGTTGATTCAAAACAGTGATTCTACCTTAGTTACTATTGGTAGTCTCAACAACCCTACTGTTTGGATCACTATCTTTGGTTTAATCATTACTATTTTCTTAATGATTGCCAGAGTTCCAGGTGCCATCTTCATCGGAATGATCGCCGCTGCTGTTTTTGGCATAGTGACTGGTCAAATTCCCATGCCTAAAGGCGTTATCTCTTCAGTTCCAAGCATTGCTCCAACTTTTGGTCAAGCAGTCTTCCATATTGGCGATATTAATACCGTTCAAATGTGGATCGTTGTCTTTACATTCTTACTTGTTACTTTCTTTGATACCACTGGTACCTTAATTGGTTTGGTTCAACAAGCAGGTCTGATGAAGGACAACAAGATGCCACGTGCTGGTGAAGCTCTAGCAGCTGATTCCAGTGGTATGTTGGTCGGTTCTGTTCTTGGTACCTCACCTGTCGGTGCCTTCGTTGAATCAAGTTCTGGTATCGCTGTTGGTGGTCGTACCGGTTTAACTGCCGTTTGGGTTGGTATTTTCTTCCTTATTTCAACTATCTTCAGTCCAATTTTGAGTGTTTTCACTACCCAAGTTACAGCACCCGCTTTAATTATTGTTGGGGTATTAATGGCCGAAAACTTGGCACACGTTCACTGGACTAATCTTGAAATTGCCATCCCATGTTTCTTAATCGCATTGGGAATGCCTCTTACATACTCTATTTCAGACGGACTTGGCTGGGGTTTGATTGTCTACCCTGTATCAATGATCGCAGCCAAGCGTTTCAAAGAAATCACGCCAATGATGTGGATTTTGTTTATTGTTTTCGTAATCTACTTCGTTGTGCTGAATGTAAAATAA
- a CDS encoding type II toxin-antitoxin system RelB/DinJ family antitoxin — MKSYKKIQANVDSSLALQAEGIFQDIGLNTTTAINVFLKKVVATGGIPFELKETPEQKASRELIQSISKIPHKEAKTKKEIEDWLDED; from the coding sequence ATGAAATCATATAAAAAAATTCAAGCTAATGTTGACTCCTCACTAGCACTTCAAGCAGAAGGAATTTTTCAAGATATAGGGCTCAATACCACTACCGCAATAAATGTGTTCTTAAAGAAAGTTGTGGCAACTGGTGGTATCCCATTTGAATTAAAAGAAACTCCTGAACAAAAAGCCTCAAGAGAATTAATTCAAAGCATCTCAAAAATCCCCCACAAAGAAGCTAAAACCAAAAAAGAAATTGAGGATTGGCTAGATGAGGACTAA
- a CDS encoding AraC family transcriptional regulator ligand-binding domain-containing protein translates to MNHFILDGRYEDLLSHYKFNVEEALKKANIPEDCFKKLHPSMSEQQYYNFMAAIGDQISDPFTPIEIATTNPIESFSPPIFAAYSSRNGDIFIKRLAKYKKLIGPLSFKIDEDSKQLSITLTPSNQQYSLPSFLVLSEFAFLVGLLRKTTKEAISPLKITMTSPVNDEQVINFFGCKIESGKSNTITFAKKDLQVNFISYN, encoded by the coding sequence ATGAATCACTTTATTTTAGATGGTCGCTATGAAGACCTACTCTCTCATTATAAATTTAACGTTGAAGAAGCACTTAAAAAAGCCAATATTCCTGAAGATTGTTTCAAAAAACTCCATCCTTCAATGAGTGAACAACAATACTACAATTTTATGGCGGCTATTGGTGATCAGATTAGTGATCCATTCACTCCAATTGAAATTGCAACTACAAATCCAATTGAATCTTTCTCCCCACCAATTTTTGCGGCATATAGTAGCCGTAACGGAGATATTTTTATCAAGCGTCTAGCCAAATATAAAAAGCTGATTGGCCCATTATCTTTTAAAATTGATGAGGATAGCAAGCAGCTCTCTATTACCCTAACTCCAAGTAATCAGCAATATTCCCTACCCTCTTTTCTAGTTTTATCAGAATTTGCATTTTTAGTGGGACTTTTGCGCAAGACGACCAAAGAAGCTATTTCCCCGCTGAAGATCACAATGACATCCCCCGTCAATGATGAGCAGGTCATTAACTTCTTTGGCTGCAAAATCGAATCGGGTAAAAGCAACACCATCACTTTTGCCAAAAAAGACTTGCAGGTCAATTTTATTAGTTATAACTAA
- a CDS encoding helix-turn-helix domain-containing protein has protein sequence MWDYFKPELTKRLSELSVDDSTSARVRSILTELLPSGKFTIDDVAKKLGYSKQTLQRKLSSENTTFQKQLNSTREVLALNYLQNTDMTTSDIAYLLGYQEFNSFLRAFSIWKGMSISEYREKMNK, from the coding sequence ATGTGGGATTATTTCAAGCCTGAATTAACTAAACGCTTATCTGAATTATCCGTTGATGATTCAACTAGTGCTAGAGTACGTAGCATATTGACCGAATTACTCCCTAGTGGTAAATTTACAATTGACGATGTAGCTAAAAAGTTAGGTTATTCTAAACAGACTTTACAGAGAAAGTTGAGTAGCGAAAACACTACTTTTCAAAAACAACTGAACTCCACCCGAGAAGTTTTAGCGCTAAATTATTTACAAAACACCGATATGACAACTAGCGATATTGCTTACCTTCTAGGCTATCAGGAATTTAATTCGTTCTTACGTGCCTTCAGCATCTGGAAAGGCATGAGCATTAGCGAATATCGTGAAAAAATGAATAAATAA
- a CDS encoding ATP-binding protein: MQLNLINRPQYLNQLLQFQNTEFIKVLTGVRRSGKSYILMLYREYLLKHNINEHQIIYISFEDFDNIDLYEPKKLYSYLKERIISDQRMYILLDEIQYVSDWQKVVNSLRLNPLLDITITGSNSNLLSGELATLLSGRYVEIHVYPLSFKEMLDFKHISEPSERQIDNLYDEYIKYGGFPAVVLAKEELKQTILSGIYNTIIVNDIGYKNGLREPELVALVAKYLADSIGQLINPNKIVNTLKSANFDISYNAVQRYLKYFEEAYLFYKSSRYDIRGRKILSTQGKYYIVDTGLRTQALGERNNDRGSVLENIVYVELLRRGYTVQIGKLDNKEIDFIVSKVNDKQYIQVTYQLPENSTRETDNLLQIPNNYKKIVITGRYENEEMISGIPIINIKDWLLSSKN; encoded by the coding sequence ATGCAGTTAAATTTAATTAACCGCCCACAGTATTTAAATCAATTACTTCAATTTCAAAATACAGAATTCATCAAAGTACTGACGGGAGTACGAAGATCAGGCAAATCTTATATTTTAATGCTTTATCGTGAATATTTACTCAAACACAACATAAATGAACATCAAATCATTTATATTTCTTTTGAAGACTTTGATAATATAGATCTTTATGAACCTAAAAAGCTTTATTCATACTTAAAAGAACGAATTATTAGTGACCAAAGAATGTACATTCTACTTGATGAAATCCAATATGTATCAGATTGGCAAAAAGTAGTAAATAGCCTTCGACTTAATCCTCTACTTGATATCACAATTACTGGCAGTAATTCCAATCTATTAAGTGGAGAATTAGCAACCTTACTATCAGGAAGATATGTAGAAATACATGTTTATCCTCTTTCTTTTAAAGAAATGCTAGATTTTAAACATATTTCTGAACCATCAGAGCGTCAGATTGATAACTTATATGATGAATACATTAAATATGGTGGTTTCCCCGCGGTAGTGTTAGCAAAAGAAGAATTAAAACAAACTATTCTTTCTGGAATTTACAATACCATTATTGTCAATGATATCGGCTACAAAAATGGATTAAGAGAACCAGAATTAGTTGCATTAGTAGCTAAATATCTAGCAGATTCGATTGGTCAATTAATTAATCCGAACAAGATTGTAAATACACTAAAATCAGCAAATTTTGATATCTCTTATAACGCTGTGCAGCGTTACCTTAAATATTTTGAAGAAGCATATCTTTTTTATAAATCTAGTCGTTATGATATTAGAGGGAGAAAGATTCTTTCTACTCAAGGTAAGTATTACATTGTAGATACTGGTTTGCGTACCCAAGCTTTAGGAGAAAGAAATAATGACCGCGGTAGTGTTTTAGAAAATATAGTTTATGTCGAATTACTTCGCCGGGGCTACACAGTTCAAATTGGTAAATTAGATAATAAAGAAATTGATTTCATCGTTTCCAAGGTAAATGATAAACAATATATTCAAGTAACCTACCAGCTTCCAGAAAATTCTACTAGAGAAACTGATAATTTACTTCAAATTCCAAATAACTACAAAAAAATAGTCATCACTGGCCGATATGAAAATGAAGAAATGATTTCCGGTATTCCAATAATCAATATTAAAGATTGGTTATTAAGCTCTAAAAACTGA
- a CDS encoding Cof-type HAD-IIB family hydrolase produces MSKPKIIFFDIDGTLIEKKKSITPKMLETLHALQDNGIMICIASGRPPVQLPKLGVDFDAYLTFNGSYCYNDQDIVFDNPLRQGDVLQMIQNAQKINRPLAVATKTRIAANGVDEDLKEYFAIGGTDLKVAPDFDVVVDQDTVYQIMVGCREKDYDRLVANTQNAKVTAWWDRAADIIPATGSKGVAIEKVLDYYQIPVSEAIAFGDGGNDIEMLKTVGHGVAMGNATDDVKEIADDICGSVQDDGIFTYCKKHNLI; encoded by the coding sequence ATGAGCAAACCTAAGATAATATTTTTTGATATAGATGGTACTTTAATTGAAAAGAAAAAATCAATTACACCTAAAATGCTAGAGACACTGCATGCTTTACAAGACAACGGCATTATGATTTGTATTGCATCAGGCAGACCACCAGTGCAACTGCCTAAGTTGGGTGTAGATTTTGATGCATATTTAACTTTTAATGGTTCTTACTGCTATAACGATCAAGACATTGTTTTTGATAATCCGTTAAGGCAAGGAGATGTCTTGCAGATGATTCAAAATGCTCAGAAAATAAATCGGCCGTTAGCTGTAGCTACCAAAACACGGATTGCAGCTAATGGTGTTGATGAGGATTTAAAGGAATACTTTGCTATTGGTGGAACGGATTTGAAAGTGGCGCCAGATTTTGATGTGGTTGTCGATCAGGATACGGTTTATCAAATAATGGTAGGCTGTCGTGAAAAAGATTATGACAGACTTGTAGCTAATACGCAAAATGCTAAGGTAACAGCTTGGTGGGATAGAGCAGCAGATATTATTCCAGCTACTGGTAGTAAGGGTGTAGCAATTGAAAAAGTGTTAGATTATTATCAAATCCCTGTGAGCGAAGCAATAGCCTTTGGTGATGGCGGCAACGATATTGAAATGTTAAAGACTGTTGGTCACGGCGTTGCAATGGGGAACGCAACAGACGATGTGAAGGAAATTGCTGATGACATCTGTGGCAGCGTGCAAGATGACGGAATTTTTACTTATTGTAAAAAACATAATTTAATTTAA
- a CDS encoding NCS2 family permease: protein MQTLEKVFHLQDAHTTVKRELIAALTTFVSLSYILFVNPNILHAAGIPKGAAFTVTALATAVGCFLMGFIANYPIALAPTLGSGAFFAYNVCVGMHISWETALAAVLVASVLFILITVFKLRELVVNAIPQDMKYAISAGIGLFIAFIGLKNGQLIVNSDSTLVTLGKFSTPAVWITLFGLILTVVLMALNVPGSIFIGMIVTAIFGMIIGQIPLPHNIVSGAPSIAPTFGQAVFHIKDINTAQLWMVVLTFLLVTFFDTAGTLIGMTEQAGMVDKNGKIPRIGRAFLADSTAMVEGAVFGTAPLGTSVESSAGIAMGGRTGLTAIFVGIFFIISMIFSPLLQVIPTTVTAPALIIVGVLMASNLKKIDWERFEIAFPAFLTVVGMPLTYSISDGLALGLIAYPITMIASKRYKEVSPMMYILFVVFVIFFLVTNL from the coding sequence ATGCAGACATTGGAAAAAGTCTTTCATTTACAAGATGCTCATACCACTGTTAAACGTGAGTTAATCGCTGCTTTAACCACTTTTGTCAGTCTCTCCTACATCTTATTCGTTAACCCAAACATTTTGCACGCAGCTGGTATCCCTAAAGGTGCCGCTTTTACTGTAACAGCTCTTGCCACAGCAGTTGGGTGTTTTTTAATGGGTTTTATTGCTAATTATCCGATTGCCTTAGCTCCAACCTTAGGTAGCGGTGCCTTTTTCGCTTATAACGTATGTGTTGGGATGCATATTTCTTGGGAAACAGCTTTGGCTGCAGTCCTTGTTGCTTCAGTTTTATTCATTTTAATTACTGTCTTTAAATTACGCGAATTAGTGGTTAATGCCATTCCACAAGATATGAAGTATGCTATTTCAGCAGGAATTGGGTTATTCATCGCTTTTATCGGTTTAAAAAATGGTCAATTAATTGTTAACAGTGACTCAACCTTAGTTACTTTAGGAAAATTTAGCACCCCAGCAGTTTGGATCACATTATTTGGCTTAATTTTGACTGTTGTATTAATGGCATTAAACGTGCCTGGTTCTATCTTTATTGGAATGATTGTTACTGCCATCTTCGGTATGATCATTGGTCAAATTCCATTACCACATAACATCGTTTCTGGTGCCCCAAGTATTGCACCAACCTTCGGCCAAGCTGTCTTCCATATTAAAGACATTAATACCGCTCAACTTTGGATGGTTGTACTAACTTTCCTGCTGGTTACTTTCTTTGATACTGCTGGTACTTTGATTGGCATGACTGAACAAGCTGGCATGGTTGATAAAAACGGTAAGATTCCACGGATCGGTCGTGCCTTTTTAGCTGACTCTACTGCCATGGTTGAAGGTGCAGTCTTTGGTACTGCCCCACTTGGTACTTCTGTCGAATCAAGTGCCGGAATTGCCATGGGTGGTCGTACTGGTTTGACTGCTATCTTTGTTGGTATTTTCTTCATTATCAGTATGATTTTCAGCCCATTGTTACAAGTAATTCCAACTACTGTAACGGCTCCTGCTTTAATTATCGTTGGTGTACTGATGGCCAGCAACTTAAAGAAAATCGATTGGGAAAGGTTCGAAATTGCCTTTCCTGCTTTTCTTACCGTTGTAGGGATGCCACTGACTTACTCAATTTCAGATGGTTTGGCATTAGGCTTGATTGCCTACCCAATTACCATGATTGCTTCTAAGCGTTATAAGGAAGTTAGTCCAATGATGTATATCTTGTTTGTGGTGTTTGTCATCTTCTTCTTGGTGACGAATTTATAA
- a CDS encoding CopY/TcrY family copper transport repressor: protein MVKLQEKESTISDSEWEIMRIIWTIEPVSSTKIIQELQAKKDWSESTIKTLLRRLVNKNLLNTTKEGRHFVYSAKVNQAQVMTEAAQELLDRMCNMHKGEVILQLLADSPISKNDLAKMKQIIDQKEKTAPETVPCNCLPGKEHLC, encoded by the coding sequence ATGGTTAAACTGCAAGAAAAAGAGAGCACAATTTCTGACAGTGAGTGGGAAATCATGCGAATTATCTGGACGATAGAACCCGTGAGCTCTACTAAAATAATTCAAGAACTTCAAGCTAAGAAAGATTGGTCTGAATCAACGATCAAAACCCTACTACGCCGTTTAGTTAATAAAAACTTATTGAATACTACTAAGGAAGGTCGTCATTTCGTTTACTCGGCTAAAGTTAATCAGGCGCAAGTAATGACTGAAGCAGCACAAGAATTGTTAGATCGGATGTGCAATATGCATAAAGGAGAGGTAATCTTGCAACTCCTAGCAGATTCTCCTATTTCTAAAAATGACTTAGCTAAAATGAAGCAGATCATTGATCAAAAAGAAAAGACTGCCCCTGAAACAGTGCCATGCAACTGTTTACCAGGAAAAGAGCATCTGTGCTAA
- a CDS encoding cupredoxin domain-containing protein translates to MQLFTRKRASVLIGFILWWFFGKHTETVGTANVGQGSQEADIVVKGGYSPSTIVLKQGVPAKVNFDMQDSTACLSHVVFEQLGVDKDLTKQKVTTVDIPTDKKGTYNFACGMDMFHGKVIVK, encoded by the coding sequence ATGCAACTGTTTACCAGGAAAAGAGCATCTGTGCTAATTGGCTTTATCCTCTGGTGGTTCTTTGGTAAACATACAGAAACTGTCGGGACCGCTAATGTAGGCCAAGGATCACAAGAAGCAGATATCGTTGTTAAAGGCGGTTACTCCCCTTCAACGATTGTCTTAAAGCAAGGCGTTCCCGCCAAAGTGAACTTCGACATGCAGGACTCAACTGCCTGTTTATCTCATGTCGTCTTTGAACAACTTGGCGTTGACAAAGATTTAACTAAGCAAAAAGTTACTACAGTTGATATTCCGACTGATAAGAAAGGTACATATAATTTTGCCTGCGGGATGGATATGTTCCACGGTAAAGTCATTGTTAAATAA
- a CDS encoding cupredoxin domain-containing protein, with amino-acid sequence MSIFSKNQTKKVVVNAENHGYKPNTVTFKQGKPAQLKFIPSDNMGCMNEVVSKDLNFDQKLDGKKEVTIDIPTDKPGTYTYACGMDMFRGKVVVK; translated from the coding sequence ATGAGTATTTTTTCAAAGAATCAAACTAAAAAAGTTGTTGTTAATGCAGAAAATCATGGTTATAAACCAAACACAGTTACTTTCAAGCAAGGTAAACCAGCTCAATTAAAGTTTATTCCATCAGATAATATGGGCTGCATGAATGAAGTAGTCTCTAAAGATTTAAATTTTGACCAAAAATTAGATGGTAAAAAAGAAGTTACGATTGACATTCCAACTGACAAGCCAGGTACTTACACCTACGCTTGTGGAATGGATATGTTCCGCGGAAAGGTTGTTGTTAAATAA
- a CDS encoding copper-translocating P-type ATPase, whose translation MKLSNIKRFWISFILAIPMLIQMFAMPFHWMMPGYNWIAFITTTIIMAISAAPYWSSAWAAFKHHNANMNTLVAVGTSVAYFYSIFAMFTGREVYFESAAFVTVFVLLGDAMEEKMHNNASNALAKLIDLQAKDAEVERDGKFIKLPLDQVKVGDIIRVKPGEKVPVDGVIVDGSSTLDESMVTGESMPVTKKKGDDVVGSTINTNGTFTFKATKVGSDTMLSQIVDLVKKAQTSHAPIQNLTDKISNIFVPVVLIIAILTFVIWYVFLGATLVSAMLFAVSVVVIACPCALGLATPTALMVGTARSAKMGVLIKNGEVLEEVSDIDTVVFDKTGTITVGKPQVTNVVGDKNKVLTIAASLEENSEHPLATAVVKTAQEANITIKPVKNFAAIEGRGVKANYGNQEAFVGSDRLLEDISISQEMKDQALQLQKEAKTVVYVGLGNDIIGLIAIQDVPKASSKQAIAELKKRGLKTVMLTGDNQNVAEAIGREVGIDQVIAGVLPTEKATEIKKLQNEGNKVAFVGDGINDAPALSTADVGIAMGSGTDIAIESGGIVLVQNDLMGVVRALEISKKTFNRIKLNLFWALIYNTIGIPIAAGLFMAFGLQLSPELAGLAMAFSSVSVVTSSLLLNKTKIAGETAQVSK comes from the coding sequence ATGAAACTTTCAAACATTAAGCGCTTCTGGATCTCATTTATTCTAGCTATTCCAATGCTAATCCAGATGTTCGCCATGCCCTTTCACTGGATGATGCCAGGCTATAATTGGATCGCTTTTATCACGACTACAATCATTATGGCGATTTCCGCTGCCCCTTACTGGAGCAGTGCTTGGGCCGCTTTTAAACACCATAACGCTAATATGAACACATTAGTAGCCGTCGGTACTTCTGTAGCTTACTTTTACAGTATCTTTGCTATGTTTACTGGACGTGAAGTCTACTTTGAAAGTGCTGCTTTCGTCACCGTCTTCGTTTTGCTCGGGGATGCAATGGAAGAAAAGATGCACAATAATGCCTCGAATGCTTTAGCTAAACTAATTGATCTGCAAGCTAAAGATGCTGAAGTTGAACGTGATGGCAAATTCATTAAGTTGCCACTAGATCAAGTTAAAGTTGGTGACATCATTCGCGTTAAGCCTGGTGAAAAAGTCCCTGTAGATGGCGTGATTGTTGACGGTTCATCGACTCTTGATGAATCAATGGTTACGGGTGAAAGTATGCCAGTTACTAAGAAAAAAGGCGACGATGTTGTTGGCTCAACCATCAATACTAATGGGACTTTTACCTTCAAAGCAACTAAGGTCGGTAGTGACACGATGCTTTCGCAGATTGTTGATTTAGTTAAAAAAGCTCAAACCAGCCATGCGCCGATTCAAAACCTAACTGATAAAATATCTAATATCTTTGTCCCAGTTGTTTTAATCATTGCAATTCTGACTTTCGTTATCTGGTACGTCTTCTTAGGTGCAACATTAGTTAGCGCCATGCTCTTTGCCGTCTCAGTGGTTGTTATTGCTTGTCCTTGTGCGCTAGGTTTAGCTACTCCAACTGCCTTAATGGTCGGTACAGCACGTAGCGCCAAGATGGGCGTTTTAATCAAGAACGGTGAAGTCCTCGAAGAAGTTAGCGACATCGATACCGTTGTATTTGACAAGACTGGTACGATTACCGTTGGCAAGCCACAAGTTACTAATGTTGTAGGTGATAAAAACAAGGTCTTAACTATTGCAGCTAGTTTGGAAGAAAATTCTGAGCACCCACTAGCAACTGCCGTAGTTAAAACAGCACAAGAAGCCAATATTACAATTAAGCCTGTCAAAAACTTTGCAGCTATTGAAGGCCGCGGAGTTAAGGCAAACTATGGCAATCAAGAAGCTTTTGTTGGTAGCGATCGTTTATTAGAAGATATTTCTATTTCCCAGGAAATGAAAGATCAGGCTCTCCAACTTCAAAAAGAAGCAAAAACTGTAGTCTATGTTGGCCTAGGTAATGACATCATTGGCTTAATTGCCATTCAAGATGTACCTAAAGCAAGTTCTAAGCAAGCAATTGCGGAACTTAAAAAGCGTGGTTTAAAGACGGTGATGCTTACCGGTGATAACCAAAATGTTGCCGAAGCTATTGGCCGTGAAGTCGGAATTGATCAAGTTATAGCAGGCGTTCTGCCAACTGAAAAAGCTACTGAGATCAAGAAACTACAAAATGAAGGCAATAAAGTGGCCTTTGTCGGTGATGGTATTAACGACGCACCTGCACTGTCTACAGCTGATGTCGGCATCGCCATGGGATCAGGTACCGATATTGCTATTGAATCTGGTGGCATTGTTCTCGTTCAAAATGACTTAATGGGCGTAGTTAGAGCGCTTGAGATCTCTAAGAAGACTTTCAACAGAATCAAATTAAACCTCTTCTGGGCTCTTATTTACAACACTATTGGTATTCCAATTGCAGCAGGTTTATTCATGGCCTTTGGTCTGCAGCTTAGTCCTGAACTTGCAGGTTTAGCTATGGCCTTCTCTTCTGTTTCTGTTGTAACTAGTTCACTTTTATTGAATAAAACAAAAATTGCTGGTGAAACAGCTCAAGTTTCAAAGTAA
- a CDS encoding Crp/Fnr family transcriptional regulator, which translates to MQHSPMACIRKAAIFKNLPNEMLEKLVPISTHQEYFPKGSIIRQPGDGKNGMLFMDQGSAKIYNLNEDGKETVLGVLNQGDANGQQNLFQEHAQENFVQALQDTYVCSIERRDFQKLLKKTPDLALNLLNNFGEQLVTIETNSIRRNSMDAQERLMAYLQDLAQKQGSKNVELKLKKKDLASYLGITAETLSRKLKNLQKENRIKISGRRIILL; encoded by the coding sequence ATGCAACATTCACCCATGGCTTGTATTCGCAAAGCAGCCATATTTAAAAATTTGCCAAATGAAATGTTAGAAAAACTAGTACCAATTTCAACGCACCAAGAATATTTTCCAAAAGGCAGTATTATTCGACAACCAGGTGATGGTAAGAACGGAATGCTTTTTATGGATCAAGGCAGTGCCAAGATTTACAATCTCAACGAAGACGGTAAAGAGACCGTATTAGGTGTGCTGAATCAAGGCGATGCTAATGGACAGCAGAATCTTTTTCAAGAACATGCCCAGGAAAACTTTGTGCAGGCTTTACAAGATACTTATGTTTGTTCTATTGAGCGTCGTGATTTTCAAAAGTTATTGAAAAAGACGCCAGATTTAGCATTGAATTTGCTTAATAATTTTGGCGAGCAGCTGGTTACAATCGAAACTAACTCTATTCGGCGCAATTCAATGGATGCTCAGGAACGCTTAATGGCCTATTTGCAAGACTTAGCTCAAAAACAGGGGAGTAAAAATGTGGAATTAAAGTTAAAAAAGAAAGACTTAGCATCATATTTGGGTATTACTGCTGAAACTTTAAGTCGCAAATTGAAAAATTTACAAAAAGAAAACCGGATTAAAATATCCGGTCGGAGAATTATTTTACTTTGA